One genomic window of Deinococcus planocerae includes the following:
- a CDS encoding histidine phosphatase family protein, with protein MSTLILVRHGQATPFEADTDRLSRLGEEQARAVGTFLAEAGVEPTDVFCGPLVRQRESARLAAESAAGEWPEPVVDPRLAEYDGDGLTRTLGPLLAARDPKFGALLRASEEGRLGPERNRHFQRMLEPLAEAYLRGEVTHPGVETWAAFRARVHAFLRELLTGPSGRTVLAFSSGGVIGVTVAAVLRAPDDSALTLNWRVRNGSLTRLTYGGGRASLDSFNETGHLDPDLTSWR; from the coding sequence GTGAGCACCCTCATCCTCGTTCGGCACGGTCAGGCCACCCCCTTCGAGGCCGACACCGACCGCCTTTCCCGCTTGGGGGAGGAACAGGCCCGCGCGGTGGGAACCTTTCTCGCGGAGGCGGGAGTCGAACCCACCGACGTGTTCTGCGGCCCGCTCGTCCGGCAGCGCGAGAGCGCCCGGCTGGCCGCAGAGTCGGCGGCGGGGGAGTGGCCCGAGCCCGTGGTGGACCCCCGCCTCGCCGAGTACGACGGCGACGGCCTGACCCGCACCCTGGGGCCGCTCCTCGCCGCCCGGGACCCGAAGTTTGGCGCCCTGCTGCGCGCCTCGGAAGAGGGACGGCTCGGGCCGGAGCGCAACCGCCACTTCCAGCGGATGCTCGAACCCCTGGCGGAGGCGTACCTGCGGGGCGAGGTGACGCATCCCGGGGTGGAGACCTGGGCCGCCTTCCGCGCCCGCGTCCACGCTTTCCTGCGGGAACTCCTTACGGGTCCTTCGGGCCGCACCGTCCTCGCCTTCTCCTCGGGCGGCGTGATCGGCGTGACCGTCGCCGCCGTCCTGCGCGCTCCCGACGACTCGGCCCTGACCTTGAACTGGCGCGTCCGGAACGGCAGCCTCACCCGACTCACCTACGGCGGCGGGCGCGCCAGCCTCGACTCGTTCAACGAGACCGGCCACCTCGACCCCGATCTCACCTCCTGGCGCTGA
- a CDS encoding alpha/beta hydrolase: MPLDPHLQEVLLQLAAAPQPNGLEEMRAAVIANAARAPKRDVTIAGTRDLTIPGPASDLPARLYTPVGEGPHPLTVFFHGGGFVAYSIETHDSVCRELCAEANTAVLSVEYRLAPEHRFPAGADDAYAALVWAAAHAGELGADSTRLAVAGDSAGASLCIACTQRARDEGGPAVKAQLLIYPAADFVNVDRYPSRRENAQGYFLTEERMAFFGQMYLADPAHAAHPHVSPLHAAELHDLPPALVLTAEFDPLRDEGIAYVEALRQAGVRAEHQPGPGMIHGFANMTAFSPAAAGLMDQAARWLKAELSGGQDTSGSELSAPSVAD; encoded by the coding sequence ATGCCCCTCGATCCCCACCTTCAGGAAGTCCTGCTCCAGCTCGCCGCCGCGCCCCAGCCGAACGGTCTGGAGGAGATGCGCGCCGCCGTGATCGCCAATGCCGCCCGCGCTCCGAAGCGGGACGTGACCATCGCCGGGACGCGCGACCTGACCATCCCCGGCCCGGCGTCCGACCTCCCCGCCCGGCTCTACACCCCGGTGGGGGAGGGACCACACCCCCTGACCGTGTTCTTCCATGGCGGAGGCTTCGTCGCGTATTCCATCGAGACGCACGACAGCGTGTGCCGCGAGCTGTGTGCCGAGGCGAACACCGCCGTCCTGAGCGTCGAATACCGCCTCGCGCCCGAGCACCGCTTCCCCGCCGGGGCGGACGACGCCTACGCCGCGCTGGTGTGGGCCGCCGCCCATGCCGGGGAACTGGGCGCCGACTCCACCCGCCTCGCGGTGGCGGGCGACAGCGCCGGGGCGAGCCTGTGCATCGCCTGCACCCAGCGGGCCCGGGACGAGGGTGGTCCGGCGGTCAAGGCCCAGCTCCTGATCTACCCCGCCGCCGACTTCGTCAACGTGGACCGCTACCCCAGCCGCCGCGAGAACGCCCAGGGCTACTTCCTGACCGAGGAGCGCATGGCCTTTTTCGGCCAGATGTACCTCGCCGACCCCGCGCACGCCGCGCACCCGCACGTCAGCCCCCTCCACGCCGCCGAACTCCACGACCTGCCGCCCGCCCTCGTCCTGACCGCCGAGTTCGACCCCCTGCGCGACGAGGGCATCGCCTACGTCGAGGCGCTGAGGCAGGCGGGGGTGCGCGCCGAGCACCAGCCCGGCCCCGGCATGATCCACGGCTTCGCCAACATGACGGCTTTCTCGCCCGCCGCCGCGGGGCTGATGGATCAGGCGGCGCGGTGGCTGAAGGCGGAGTTGTCCGGAGGTCAAGACACCAGCGGTTCAGAACTTTCAGCCCCCTCTGTGGCCGACTGA